From one Rubrobacter xylanophilus genomic stretch:
- a CDS encoding SDR family oxidoreductase, whose product MRVLVTGGAGFIGSHVAEQLLSRGHEVAVLDNLSTGKRENVPPGARFYEADVRDGCAGVFEDFRPEAIAHQAAQMDVRRSVAEPDFDAEVNVIGTVRLLEACVRGGVRRFVFASTGGAIYGEQEEFPATERHPEYPISPYGVSKLAGERYLHYYNAQYGLPYAALRYSNVYGPRQDPHGEAGVVAIFCGKLAAGERATINGTGEQTRDYVYVGDVARANVLALENEIPPGAYNIGTGIETSVNELYERLRRLAGRQDLDPEHGPAKPGEQQRSCVDPSLAGRVMGWRPEVDLDAGLKETLRFFGAL is encoded by the coding sequence ATGAGGGTACTGGTGACCGGCGGCGCAGGTTTCATCGGCTCCCACGTGGCCGAGCAGCTCCTCTCCCGCGGCCACGAGGTGGCCGTGCTGGACAACCTCTCCACCGGCAAGCGCGAGAACGTCCCCCCCGGCGCCCGCTTCTACGAGGCGGACGTCCGCGACGGCTGCGCCGGGGTCTTCGAGGACTTCCGCCCCGAGGCCATCGCCCACCAGGCGGCCCAGATGGACGTGCGCCGCTCGGTAGCCGAGCCGGACTTCGACGCGGAGGTGAACGTGATCGGGACGGTCCGGCTGCTGGAAGCCTGCGTCCGGGGCGGGGTGCGCAGGTTCGTCTTCGCCTCCACCGGCGGAGCGATCTACGGCGAGCAGGAGGAGTTCCCCGCCACCGAACGGCACCCGGAATACCCCATCTCTCCCTACGGGGTCTCCAAGCTCGCCGGGGAGCGCTACCTGCACTACTACAACGCCCAGTACGGGCTGCCCTACGCCGCCCTGCGCTACTCAAACGTCTACGGCCCCCGGCAGGATCCCCACGGCGAGGCGGGGGTCGTGGCGATCTTCTGCGGCAAGCTCGCCGCCGGCGAGCGGGCCACCATAAACGGCACCGGGGAGCAGACCCGCGACTACGTCTACGTCGGCGACGTGGCCCGGGCGAACGTGCTGGCTCTGGAGAACGAGATCCCGCCCGGCGCCTACAACATCGGCACCGGGATCGAGACCAGCGTGAACGAGCTCTACGAGCGGCTGCGGCGGCTCGCGGGCCGGCAGGATCTCGACCCCGAGCACGGACCCGCCAAACCCGGGGAGCAGCAGCGCAGCTGCGTGGACCCCTCGCTCGCCGGGCGGGTGATGGGCTGGCGCCCGGAGGTGGATCTGGACGCCGGCCTCAAGGAGACCCTGCGCTTCTTCGGGGCCCTGTAG
- a CDS encoding N-acetylmuramoyl-L-alanine amidase, whose product MRAATVAFVALATALAFGLAGSGGAAAREGGSLEAEFRVAAAEYGVPADLLKAMGYVNTRWEMPPPEASDYEKGATEGRGQYGIMALTRNPSKDTLGRAAELTGISVERLKKERAANIRGAAAVLADIQGERKPRDINGWYEAVSAYGDGVLYANQVYETLRKGAEAETSGGERVRLGAHPEAETREVYTTMATADYNRATWYGAHSNNYTDSNRERSYDINRIVIHVTQGSWSSAINWFKDGRAQVSAHYTVRSSDGKIGQSVREEDIAWHAGNWEYNTRSIGIEHEGYVSEKSWFTDAMYRSSARLAAYLCKKYKIPIDRKHIIGHNEVPGATHTDPGPHWNWSKYMRLVRNYAGTNTYKQVVDNSSPRFRASKAWKLSSWNNQKYGKNYRAAKPRSVNDTAKYKIKIPKRGKYAVFAWWPANAGYNRHTRYTIRTVSGWQRRVVNQEKNGGRWVKLGTYTLAAGDRVYVRVHRNVAGKDWVIADAVRVKRVG is encoded by the coding sequence TTGCGCGCGGCGACGGTGGCCTTCGTGGCCCTGGCAACGGCACTGGCGTTCGGGCTCGCGGGCTCCGGCGGGGCTGCGGCCCGGGAGGGGGGAAGCCTGGAGGCGGAGTTTCGGGTGGCGGCGGCCGAGTACGGGGTACCGGCGGACCTGCTGAAGGCGATGGGGTACGTGAACACCCGCTGGGAGATGCCCCCGCCGGAGGCGAGCGACTACGAGAAGGGCGCGACCGAGGGCCGGGGGCAGTACGGGATCATGGCGCTCACCCGCAACCCCTCGAAGGACACGCTGGGACGGGCGGCAGAGCTCACCGGGATCTCCGTGGAGAGGCTCAAGAAGGAGCGGGCGGCGAACATCCGCGGGGCGGCCGCGGTGCTCGCGGACATCCAGGGCGAGAGGAAGCCCCGCGACATAAACGGCTGGTACGAGGCGGTCTCGGCGTACGGGGACGGAGTGCTCTACGCCAACCAGGTCTACGAGACGCTGAGGAAGGGAGCGGAGGCCGAGACCTCCGGCGGCGAGCGGGTGCGGCTCGGGGCGCACCCCGAGGCCGAGACCCGGGAGGTCTACACGACCATGGCCACCGCCGACTACAATCGGGCGACCTGGTATGGGGCCCACTCCAACAACTACACCGACTCCAACAGGGAGCGCTCCTATGACATAAACCGGATCGTCATCCACGTCACCCAGGGCTCCTGGTCCAGCGCCATAAACTGGTTCAAGGACGGGAGGGCGCAGGTCTCCGCCCACTACACCGTCCGCTCCTCGGATGGGAAGATAGGTCAGAGCGTGCGCGAGGAGGACATCGCCTGGCACGCCGGCAACTGGGAGTACAACACCCGAAGCATCGGCATCGAGCACGAGGGGTATGTGTCCGAGAAAAGCTGGTTCACCGACGCAATGTACCGCTCCTCGGCGCGGCTCGCGGCCTATTTGTGCAAGAAGTACAAAATCCCGATCGACCGCAAGCACATAATCGGGCACAACGAGGTGCCGGGAGCGACCCACACCGACCCTGGACCGCACTGGAACTGGAGCAAGTACATGCGGCTGGTGCGTAACTACGCCGGTACAAACACCTACAAACAGGTGGTGGACAACTCTTCCCCGCGGTTCAGAGCCTCCAAGGCATGGAAGCTCAGCAGTTGGAACAACCAGAAGTACGGCAAGAACTACCGGGCGGCCAAGCCGCGCAGCGTCAACGACACGGCCAAGTACAAGATCAAGATTCCCAAGCGCGGCAAGTACGCCGTCTTCGCCTGGTGGCCGGCCAACGCCGGCTACAACCGGCACACCCGTTACACCATAAGGACGGTGAGCGGCTGGCAGAGGCGGGTCGTGAACCAGGAGAAGAACGGCGGCCGGTGGGTGAAGCTCGGCACCTACACTCTGGCGGCCGGCGACCGGGTGTACGTCCGGGTGCACCGCAACGTGGCCGGCAAGGACTGGGTCATCGCCGATGCGGTCCGGGTGAAGCGGGTGGGCTGA
- a CDS encoding sulfotransferase domain-containing protein: protein MIMAGFLRSVVRRVRREEEIEALQRRVVRLERRLRELESREHINPGNMVWIFGAGRTGSTWLVRMMGDLQGHEVWFEPWVGELFNPDRLQMDRRRGKSFVLAPQYKKTWLRSIRNLILDAVNARFPEATVNGYLIAKEPGGSVGAPLLMEALPESRMILLVRDPRDVVASWLDAHRRGSWAQQKKLEGERCAGLSEEKQDTFVRNTAMRYLKNVGNAKRAYEAHRGRKALVKYEELRADTVGTLKRAYAELGIPVDEEELVRVVERHAWEKIPKEQKGRGKFYRKAKPGGWREDLTPEQIEIVEEITAPLLRELYPA from the coding sequence ATGATCATGGCTGGGTTCTTGAGGTCGGTGGTTCGCAGGGTAAGGCGCGAGGAGGAGATAGAGGCTCTCCAGCGGCGGGTCGTACGGCTGGAGCGCAGGCTGCGGGAGCTCGAGTCTCGGGAGCACATAAATCCGGGGAACATGGTCTGGATCTTCGGGGCGGGGAGGACCGGGAGTACCTGGCTTGTTCGGATGATGGGAGATCTCCAAGGGCACGAGGTGTGGTTTGAACCTTGGGTTGGGGAGCTCTTCAATCCCGATCGCTTACAGATGGACCGCAGGAGAGGGAAGAGCTTTGTTCTGGCGCCGCAGTACAAAAAGACGTGGCTGAGGTCTATAAGAAACCTGATCTTGGATGCGGTGAATGCTCGTTTTCCCGAGGCGACCGTGAATGGGTACTTAATTGCCAAAGAACCGGGGGGCTCTGTGGGAGCTCCGCTTCTGATGGAGGCTTTGCCAGAGAGTCGCATGATACTCTTGGTCAGGGATCCTAGGGACGTCGTAGCCTCGTGGTTGGACGCACATAGGAGAGGAAGCTGGGCGCAGCAGAAGAAACTGGAGGGCGAGCGGTGCGCGGGGCTCTCCGAGGAGAAGCAGGACACCTTCGTGAGGAACACGGCGATGCGGTATCTGAAGAACGTGGGAAACGCCAAGCGCGCCTACGAGGCCCACAGAGGTAGAAAGGCGCTGGTCAAGTACGAGGAACTCAGAGCGGATACCGTGGGAACCCTGAAGCGCGCCTACGCGGAGCTGGGCATCCCGGTAGACGAGGAGGAACTGGTCCGGGTGGTCGAACGGCATGCCTGGGAGAAGATCCCTAAAGAGCAGAAGGGCCGGGGCAAGTTCTACCGCAAAGCCAAGCCCGGGGGGTGGCGCGAGGATCTGACGCCGGAGCAGATCGAGATAGTCGAGGAGATCACCGCCCCATTGTTAAGGGAGCTCTACCCGGCCTGA
- a CDS encoding N-acetylmuramoyl-L-alanine amidase has translation MQTNGWATPPSMLSRRDFIKMSGAGVAGAALLGVLSTSNALAQASPAVSSEVGAASKEHGVPTKLLLAMGYVSSRWEMPPPRFGDFNPGDIHGTSGYGVLGLSADPKNDTLSRASELTGIPEEELKTDRAANVEGAAAVLSALQGSEKPKDVNGWYDAVAKFGGGALYANEVYEVLRDGASAETSSGRVTIEPQPEAEPRDQYTFQAAGDYPNSTWYGAYSGNYTNASRPGSNPINKVIVHVMQGSFSSAINWFKDPRAGVSCHYNVRSSDGFIGQSVREEDIAWHAGNWEYNQTSVGIEHEGYISDPSWFTDAMYHSSAKLTAYLCKKYKIPIDRDHIIGHNEVPGCSGTGGGSGCHTDPGKHWNWSRYMDLVKSYANAETQRSKPEYRQVIDNGHTRRFKASGKWSVSSWNSQRFREDYRYTKPLNVEDPAMFKVRIPSRDVYVVQARWPADSGYSGRVTFRIRTANGWVSRTVSQRERGDRWNTLGRFEMPAGDGWWVRISSKSKSSGYIIADAVRILKK, from the coding sequence ATGCAAACCAACGGTTGGGCGACACCACCCTCGATGTTGAGCCGTCGCGACTTTATCAAGATGAGCGGCGCGGGCGTCGCGGGGGCCGCGCTGCTCGGGGTGCTCTCGACGTCCAACGCGCTCGCGCAGGCCAGTCCCGCAGTCTCTTCGGAGGTCGGGGCGGCCTCTAAGGAGCACGGGGTGCCGACGAAGCTGCTCCTGGCTATGGGCTACGTCAGCTCGCGCTGGGAGATGCCGCCGCCACGGTTCGGGGACTTCAATCCGGGAGACATACACGGAACGAGCGGCTACGGAGTTCTGGGGCTCAGCGCCGACCCCAAAAACGATACGCTCTCGCGCGCCTCCGAGCTGACCGGAATCCCTGAGGAGGAGCTGAAGACCGACCGCGCGGCGAACGTGGAGGGCGCCGCGGCGGTGCTCTCCGCCCTGCAGGGATCCGAAAAACCCAAGGACGTAAACGGCTGGTACGACGCCGTCGCGAAGTTCGGCGGCGGCGCCCTGTACGCGAACGAGGTCTACGAGGTTCTCAGGGACGGGGCCTCTGCGGAGACGTCCTCGGGGAGGGTGACGATAGAGCCGCAACCCGAGGCCGAGCCGCGCGATCAGTACACCTTCCAGGCGGCGGGCGACTACCCGAACTCCACCTGGTACGGGGCATACTCCGGCAACTACACCAACGCCAGCCGCCCCGGCTCGAACCCTATAAACAAGGTCATCGTCCACGTCATGCAGGGCTCGTTCTCGAGCGCCATAAACTGGTTCAAGGACCCCAGGGCCGGAGTCTCCTGTCACTACAACGTTCGCTCCTCCGACGGCTTCATCGGACAGTCGGTGCGGGAGGAGGACATCGCCTGGCACGCCGGAAACTGGGAGTACAATCAGACCAGCGTGGGCATCGAGCACGAAGGATACATCAGCGACCCGTCGTGGTTCACGGACGCGATGTACCACTCCTCGGCGAAACTGACGGCGTACCTGTGCAAGAAATACAAGATCCCCATCGACCGCGACCACATCATCGGGCACAACGAGGTACCCGGCTGCTCGGGGACGGGGGGTGGCTCCGGCTGCCACACCGACCCGGGGAAGCACTGGAACTGGAGCAGGTACATGGACCTCGTGAAGAGCTACGCCAACGCGGAGACGCAGAGGTCCAAGCCGGAGTACCGGCAGGTGATAGACAACGGGCACACCAGGCGGTTCAAGGCCTCGGGCAAGTGGAGCGTGAGCTCCTGGAACTCGCAGCGTTTCAGGGAAGACTATCGCTACACCAAACCGCTCAACGTCGAGGATCCGGCCATGTTCAAGGTCCGGATCCCGTCCCGGGACGTCTACGTAGTCCAGGCGCGCTGGCCGGCCGACTCCGGCTACAGCGGCAGGGTCACCTTCAGGATAAGGACCGCAAACGGGTGGGTGAGCCGCACCGTCAGCCAGCGAGAGCGGGGCGACCGCTGGAACACGCTGGGACGCTTCGAAATGCCCGCTGGGGACGGATGGTGGGTGCGCATCTCAAGCAAGAGCAAGTCAAGCGGCTACATAATCGCCGACGCCGTGCGGATCCTGAAGAAATGA
- a CDS encoding sulfotransferase has product MALLSRVRRVVRRNAALRGAYYRSVSLLHGARLKAARGKRANKCLDSSKIIWIFCTARSGSTWVRAMLADLLPCEVWEEPKIGQLFGEFYERAQKGQLGSKNFVLGDPTRAVWTEAVRRFALETAFASNPSITPERYLLVKEPDGAVGAPILMEALPESRMILLVRDPRDVVASALDATGEGAWMYERMDADLRRRRSRHEARGLAAYVRARANVYRRQIGNAKRAYEAHDGPKTLVRYEDLRAGTTSVMRRVLTELGLPFGEAALARVVERHSWENVPDSEKGSGKFYRKAKPGGWREDLTPEQIEIVEEITAPLLKEFYPPPGGET; this is encoded by the coding sequence TTGGCTCTGCTCTCTCGGGTGCGGCGCGTCGTGAGACGGAACGCGGCGTTGAGAGGCGCCTACTACCGCTCGGTGAGCCTCCTGCACGGCGCGCGCCTGAAGGCCGCGCGGGGCAAGCGGGCAAACAAATGCCTGGATTCCTCAAAGATCATCTGGATCTTCTGCACCGCGCGCAGCGGCAGCACGTGGGTCAGGGCGATGCTCGCCGACCTGTTGCCGTGCGAGGTGTGGGAGGAGCCCAAGATCGGCCAGCTCTTCGGCGAGTTCTACGAGAGGGCGCAGAAGGGACAGCTCGGCTCGAAGAACTTCGTGCTCGGGGACCCCACGCGCGCGGTCTGGACGGAAGCCGTAAGAAGGTTCGCTCTGGAGACGGCCTTCGCCTCGAACCCCTCCATCACCCCCGAACGGTACCTCTTGGTCAAGGAGCCCGACGGTGCCGTGGGGGCACCGATCCTCATGGAGGCGCTGCCGGAGAGCCGCATGATCCTGCTGGTCCGCGACCCCAGGGACGTCGTCGCCTCCGCCCTCGACGCCACTGGCGAGGGCGCCTGGATGTACGAGAGGATGGACGCGGATCTAAGGCGCAGAAGATCTCGCCACGAGGCGCGCGGCCTCGCCGCCTACGTGAGGGCGCGCGCGAACGTCTACAGGCGCCAGATCGGCAACGCCAAACGCGCCTACGAGGCTCACGACGGGCCGAAGACGCTCGTGCGCTACGAGGACCTCCGCGCTGGCACCACGAGCGTCATGAGACGCGTCCTCACGGAGCTCGGGCTGCCCTTCGGTGAGGCTGCGCTCGCCCGGGTGGTTGAGCGGCACTCCTGGGAGAACGTGCCCGACTCTGAGAAGGGCTCGGGCAAATTCTACCGCAAGGCCAAGCCCGGAGGGTGGCGTGAGGATCTGACGCCGGAGCAGATCGAGATAGTTGAGGAGATCACCGCGCCACTCCTGAAGGAGTTCTACCCCCCGCCGGGCGGAGAGACCTGA
- a CDS encoding sulfotransferase gives MKLTRERVARQQREIESLRRRMEELEERAVGGDGLPARPENFVWIFGTGRSGSTWLGRMLRDLRGNTLWNEPLVGYMLGQLYHVRGEYLHDNPNFLLGGPKETWLPSVRRFILDAAAAKFPRHAAVPSRRVVVKEPHGSMGASIISEALPESRMILLVRDPRDVVASRLDAHRSGSWARKGVRPDGREDEYVERDARVYVRDMGHAEAAYEMHPGPKTTVRYEDLRADPLGGMRALLSALSIPFREEDLAAVVERHAWENIPEEEKGPGKIRRKAKPGGWREDLTPEQAKAVERVAASYIERFYPD, from the coding sequence TTGAAGCTGACCAGGGAGCGCGTCGCTCGCCAGCAGCGGGAGATCGAGAGCCTCCGGCGCCGCATGGAGGAGCTCGAAGAGCGGGCCGTCGGAGGCGACGGTTTGCCGGCCAGGCCGGAGAACTTCGTCTGGATCTTCGGCACCGGCAGGAGCGGGAGCACCTGGCTGGGGCGCATGCTGCGCGACCTCCGGGGCAACACGCTCTGGAACGAGCCGCTGGTGGGCTACATGCTCGGCCAGCTCTACCACGTCCGCGGCGAGTACCTCCACGACAACCCGAACTTCCTCCTCGGGGGGCCGAAGGAGACGTGGCTGCCCTCCGTGCGCCGCTTCATCCTCGACGCGGCGGCGGCGAAGTTCCCCCGGCACGCGGCGGTCCCTTCGAGGCGGGTGGTGGTCAAGGAGCCCCACGGCTCGATGGGGGCCTCCATAATCTCGGAGGCGCTGCCGGAGAGCCGCATGATCCTACTGGTCCGCGACCCCAGGGACGTGGTCGCCTCGAGGCTCGACGCCCACAGGTCTGGCAGCTGGGCGAGGAAGGGCGTGAGGCCGGACGGGAGGGAAGACGAGTACGTGGAGCGAGATGCCCGGGTCTACGTGAGAGACATGGGGCACGCCGAGGCCGCCTACGAGATGCACCCGGGGCCGAAGACGACCGTGAGGTACGAGGACCTGAGGGCGGATCCGCTCGGCGGGATGCGCGCTCTGCTCTCCGCCCTGAGCATCCCCTTCCGCGAGGAAGATCTCGCCGCGGTCGTGGAGAGGCACGCCTGGGAGAACATCCCCGAGGAGGAGAAGGGGCCGGGCAAGATTCGACGCAAGGCAAAGCCGGGAGGATGGCGGGAGGATCTCACCCCCGAGCAGGCGAAGGCGGTCGAGCGGGTGGCGGCCTCGTACATCGAGCGGTTCTACCCGGATTGA
- a CDS encoding sulfotransferase family protein, giving the protein MNPEARPPQAGPDIGRDGSSDPPRTALLVLGMHRSGTSALARMLSLLGAELPKHVLGARRGNEAGHWEPERLVMLHDEMLTEAGSRWDDWRGFDPASLGKERLAYYREEISRLIGEEYGEARLFVLKDPRICRFVPLYEELLAGMGIAPRFVLTYRNPISVLDSLAARDGMASAHAAVLWLRHVLDAEAATRGRPRVFLSYEECLGDWRAAAGKTAAALGIEWPRDPDEAAPKIDAQLSPGLQHHAATPADLEADRRVGRTVREAYAALVALSADEGDAAALEALSRVRAELEAGDPAALGLGADDWRAIASRVFTEMATRQYRERRDREHLQRLVAKHRREAENLERRLERLLEEHKRESEKSSQNTRRLQKLGRLQKRNRELEAEVSALRRSTSWRLTRPLRAAVRLLTDPRGTIAFLRAGRAGRPASAPAVPKPAPKAETPPPDEERF; this is encoded by the coding sequence ATGAACCCTGAAGCGAGACCACCGCAGGCAGGCCCGGACATCGGGAGAGACGGCAGCTCGGACCCGCCCCGAACGGCGCTGCTCGTACTGGGTATGCACCGCTCGGGGACCAGCGCGCTCGCCCGGATGCTCTCGCTCCTGGGGGCGGAGCTTCCCAAGCATGTTCTTGGTGCCAGACGGGGCAACGAGGCCGGCCACTGGGAGCCGGAGCGCCTGGTCATGCTCCACGACGAGATGCTGACGGAGGCGGGCAGCCGTTGGGACGACTGGCGCGGCTTCGATCCGGCCTCTCTCGGCAAGGAGCGGCTCGCCTACTACAGGGAGGAGATCTCCCGCCTGATCGGGGAGGAGTACGGGGAGGCCCGGCTCTTCGTGCTCAAGGACCCGCGCATCTGCCGCTTCGTCCCCCTCTACGAGGAGCTCCTCGCCGGGATGGGGATCGCGCCGCGCTTCGTCCTGACGTACCGCAACCCGATCTCCGTCCTCGACTCGCTCGCCGCGCGCGACGGCATGGCCTCCGCGCACGCGGCGGTCCTCTGGCTGCGTCACGTGCTCGACGCCGAGGCTGCGACCCGTGGCAGGCCCCGCGTCTTTCTCTCCTACGAGGAGTGCCTCGGCGACTGGCGCGCCGCTGCCGGGAAGACCGCAGCCGCGCTCGGGATCGAGTGGCCGCGAGATCCGGACGAGGCCGCGCCGAAGATCGACGCTCAGCTCTCTCCCGGCCTGCAGCACCACGCCGCCACGCCCGCCGACCTCGAGGCGGACCGGCGCGTCGGCCGTACGGTGCGCGAGGCGTACGCCGCACTGGTGGCGCTCTCCGCCGACGAGGGCGACGCCGCCGCGCTGGAGGCGCTCTCGCGAGTGAGGGCGGAGCTCGAGGCCGGAGATCCCGCGGCGCTCGGGTTGGGCGCGGACGACTGGCGCGCCATCGCATCGAGGGTGTTCACGGAGATGGCGACGCGCCAGTACCGCGAGCGGCGCGACCGGGAGCACCTGCAGAGGCTGGTGGCGAAGCACCGGCGCGAGGCAGAGAACCTCGAGCGCCGGCTCGAGAGGCTGCTCGAGGAGCACAAGCGCGAGTCGGAGAAGTCCTCCCAGAACACAAGGCGGCTGCAAAAGCTAGGGCGGCTACAAAAGCGCAACAGGGAACTCGAGGCCGAGGTCTCCGCTCTTCGCCGCAGCACCTCCTGGCGGCTGACCAGGCCGCTGCGCGCCGCCGTGCGGCTCCTCACCGACCCGCGCGGGACCATAGCCTTCCTGCGCGCCGGGCGGGCCGGAAGGCCCGCCTCCGCACCCGCCGTTCCCAAGCCCGCGCCGAAGGCCGAGACCCCGCCCCCCGACGAAGAGAGGTTCTGA